A part of Candidatus Electrothrix aestuarii genomic DNA contains:
- a CDS encoding DUF4129 domain-containing protein — MKKNKSVPFFLILLVGLCLPQRGQADQTGQSTVVSEPALNQAITETLQQPEFAWRLPREQAAQKEGESTGILKHFMVPLQHFFKGIGVWLGDLIQGSVNWLGENLGSLFEWLKGLLQNKHKAKQDRDFSFKEFSKPAALILIVAIILIILFLLLKSFRNRPVVAEVSSEPIQSVPDLAAETTTADQLEEEQWLALAGEMLEKSELRMALRAFFLASLALLARHRLINIAPFKTNRDYLRELSSRSGHALTDLIEPFRENIRLFEKSWYGDHQISNEILVQVQENANLMRASCG, encoded by the coding sequence TTGAAAAAAAATAAATCCGTCCCCTTCTTCCTCATTCTCCTCGTCGGGCTTTGCCTCCCTCAACGGGGTCAAGCTGACCAGACAGGGCAGAGTACTGTTGTTTCCGAGCCAGCACTCAACCAAGCGATTACCGAAACCCTGCAACAACCTGAGTTTGCCTGGCGACTCCCCAGAGAGCAGGCTGCTCAAAAAGAAGGAGAATCCACAGGGATTCTGAAACATTTCATGGTGCCTCTACAACATTTTTTCAAAGGAATAGGAGTCTGGCTCGGGGATCTCATACAAGGTAGCGTTAATTGGCTGGGTGAAAATCTCGGTTCTCTGTTTGAATGGCTCAAGGGCCTTCTCCAAAACAAACACAAGGCAAAGCAGGACCGTGATTTCAGTTTTAAGGAGTTCTCCAAACCAGCGGCCTTGATCCTGATTGTCGCCATTATCCTGATCATTCTCTTCCTTTTACTTAAGTCCTTCCGCAACCGCCCTGTTGTGGCAGAGGTCAGCTCCGAGCCCATCCAATCTGTTCCCGATTTAGCGGCGGAGACCACCACAGCTGATCAGCTGGAGGAAGAACAATGGTTGGCCCTGGCAGGAGAAATGTTGGAAAAAAGTGAGCTCCGAATGGCACTCCGGGCCTTCTTCCTTGCCAGCCTTGCCCTGCTCGCAAGGCATCGCCTCATCAATATTGCCCCCTTTAAAACCAACCGGGACTACCTCAGAGAGCTCTCATCACGAAGTGGGCATGCCCTGACAGATCTTATTGAGCCTTTTCGTGAGAATATCAGACTCTTTGAAAAAAGCTGGTACGGAGACCACCAGATCAGTAATGAAATCCTGGTCCAGGTACAGGAAAACGCAAACCTGATGAGGGCGAGCTGTGGTTAA
- a CDS encoding transposase: protein MPRSARIILPHTPHHIVQRGHNRQAVFTSDDDYNYYRENLAFFKKEFGCRIYAYCLMTNHVHLVIDPGGNPESLALLMKRVAGRQTRYINKLESRSGSLWEGRYKSSIISAEEYLPACCRYIELNPLRAGMVTDPAQYQWSSYRAKVCGKKDAVVDPPPFYLSSGDTEQERQTAYKKYAFGTVAAYEIKLIREALQRGQLTGSDRFREEIEKKHGIRISNKKQGRPRRKS from the coding sequence ATGCCCCGATCAGCCAGAATCATACTTCCGCATACGCCGCATCACATTGTTCAGCGAGGACATAACCGTCAGGCTGTTTTTACTTCCGACGACGATTATAACTATTACCGGGAAAACCTTGCTTTTTTCAAAAAGGAGTTCGGCTGCCGAATATACGCCTACTGCCTGATGACCAACCATGTCCACCTCGTCATTGATCCCGGCGGAAATCCAGAATCACTCGCACTCCTGATGAAGCGGGTTGCCGGACGACAGACGAGATATATCAACAAACTGGAGAGCCGTTCAGGCAGTTTGTGGGAAGGCCGCTATAAATCCAGTATAATATCCGCCGAGGAGTATCTACCCGCCTGCTGCCGCTATATTGAACTGAATCCCCTGCGGGCCGGAATGGTCACTGATCCTGCTCAATATCAATGGTCAAGTTACAGAGCTAAAGTCTGCGGGAAAAAGGATGCGGTTGTTGATCCGCCGCCGTTTTATCTATCATCAGGAGATACTGAACAGGAACGGCAAACAGCGTATAAAAAATATGCCTTCGGTACTGTAGCGGCGTATGAAATCAAGCTGATACGGGAAGCATTGCAGAGGGGGCAGCTGACCGGTAGTGACCGGTTCCGGGAGGAGATTGAAAAAAAACACGGAATTCGCATCTCAAATAAAAAGCAAGGTCGGCCCAGACGGAAAAGCTAA
- a CDS encoding tetratricopeptide repeat protein: protein MPAELMLNFPDPTQVAVHLLDEYADMTSAFAFVNPLTENDMEEIRWYLEDYGTGYRSGPDDDRADRVREQLPGWGTALFEAVFKADDKVADKAYELFRNFRDEEAKGRLLTIAADHPAVLSLPWELLRPSSGVFLFGETPRISIRRRLPMAGEGRRPHKRKPKSVLRLLFIVSRPEDAGFINPRTDPQAVLDALEQQEQQRVEVEFLRPATLSALEERLRDEDQPAVDIIHFDGHGVFDRNGTLGREAAKTHVPEYMKGLLNELINKAESKGETTAAPKHTGYLLFEDEQGKKALVEARLLGELFHRQRVGLVVLSACQSAAMDEDDAMSSVAAWLTHAGIPGVLAMTHSVLVTTAGLLFARFYRSLFKGGPVGKALDDARAALYFDPKRGERLRGTGGNQSVTLKLHDWFLPALYQTGPNRPLLNQDDAGEVSAPDRKHNLPKMQESGFFGRTRELWRIERALTVQGTRRFSVTGFGGQGKTYLALETGYWLLRTGLFRRVCFVSFSGFQGVDPVGVTVSTLATVLDESLPDAEAAEAALKRIPTLLILDNLESLADEAGLPELLTAATRWSEAGKSRVLLTSRQPDFNHPDYRTAGTFKHQCLHLKGLGKQDALDWFGELMRLPPEPKFGMPQRSALVNLFEQVDFHPLSIGLLAQQLKERRPAELGERLEALLEEQPADREDRSLLASLELSIERLPERCREWLPRLGVFQGGGLEEIVVGVAGMEEYPSEWSVLRHHLILSGLILGEQLLGAENIWLRFHPTLAPALRPKLDKKEQVKLLEGYWLVYYLLSIKLYQLDSKNPHAARAIARCELSNLLRAVHVALQTGKAEQSVDFVDKVNRFLLIFGMRRNYQILTEATAKADGAVGSQAWYVTCSNVGEQLYHSSQPGAAAQVFEKILTGLEKTPSHNRCVTLGRLGRCYRMQHQPVQAEHYYRQEMEELTQLEQSDGVQKLIGGAQADLADVLCDQGCYTNAKTAYQASLEIMEELGDMRNVAVITGQLGTLAYMQGELSEAAERYKEVIALFQSIGEPITEAIYTRKLGAVYLDAQQWEVAEHAYRQSARLEEEQGGKTALIGTATSWQQLARICEATGRPVEAEQWYGKALAASQVAEDWPNTARTLSNLAVLLTDDPARLDEARRLAEESLDIKKNLDTLDPAVAEIWKTYELLAYIAKQQEESSQAAAYRAKSRQTYFAFPRWRQQLHRYEKSIAVVMQATSDIDVRQKLESVLLDSQAECGSANLVVAIRSILNGERNEASLCEMLDYEETAIIRAILEGIAEGAA, encoded by the coding sequence ATGCCCGCTGAACTGATGTTGAATTTCCCTGACCCGACGCAGGTTGCCGTCCATCTTCTGGATGAATATGCGGACATGACCTCGGCCTTTGCCTTTGTCAATCCGCTCACAGAAAACGACATGGAGGAAATTCGTTGGTATCTGGAGGACTACGGCACCGGCTACCGGTCCGGGCCGGATGATGATCGGGCCGACAGGGTACGGGAGCAACTGCCCGGTTGGGGAACCGCTCTGTTCGAGGCCGTATTCAAAGCGGATGATAAGGTCGCTGATAAGGCTTATGAACTCTTTCGCAATTTCCGGGACGAGGAGGCGAAAGGTCGCCTGCTCACCATTGCTGCGGATCATCCGGCTGTGCTTTCCCTGCCTTGGGAGCTGCTCCGTCCATCAAGTGGAGTTTTTCTCTTCGGTGAGACCCCGCGCATCTCCATCCGCCGTCGTCTGCCGATGGCCGGGGAGGGACGCAGGCCCCATAAGCGTAAGCCCAAGTCCGTGCTGCGCCTGCTCTTCATTGTCAGCCGCCCGGAAGATGCCGGGTTCATCAATCCCCGTACTGATCCGCAGGCTGTGCTGGATGCGCTGGAGCAACAGGAACAGCAGCGGGTGGAGGTGGAATTCCTCCGCCCGGCCACACTCTCGGCACTTGAGGAACGGCTTCGTGATGAGGACCAGCCCGCTGTGGACATCATTCATTTTGACGGCCACGGGGTCTTTGACCGTAACGGCACGCTGGGCAGGGAGGCGGCAAAGACGCATGTCCCGGAGTATATGAAAGGGCTGCTCAACGAACTGATCAATAAGGCGGAAAGCAAAGGTGAGACAACGGCGGCCCCCAAGCATACCGGCTATCTGCTCTTTGAGGATGAGCAGGGCAAAAAAGCCTTGGTGGAAGCCCGCCTGCTGGGCGAGTTGTTTCACCGTCAGCGTGTCGGTCTGGTGGTGCTGTCCGCCTGTCAGTCTGCGGCAATGGATGAGGACGATGCCATGAGCAGTGTGGCAGCCTGGCTCACCCATGCCGGTATTCCCGGTGTGCTGGCGATGACGCACAGCGTTTTAGTCACCACTGCCGGACTGCTGTTTGCCCGGTTTTATCGCAGTCTGTTCAAAGGCGGTCCGGTGGGCAAGGCTTTGGACGATGCCCGTGCGGCCTTGTATTTTGATCCCAAGCGGGGGGAACGGCTGCGCGGCACAGGCGGTAATCAGAGCGTGACCCTCAAGCTGCACGACTGGTTCCTGCCTGCCCTGTATCAGACCGGACCGAATCGTCCGCTACTGAATCAGGATGATGCGGGCGAAGTTTCGGCACCGGACAGAAAGCATAACCTACCCAAGATGCAGGAGTCGGGGTTCTTCGGCAGAACCCGCGAACTCTGGCGGATTGAGCGGGCCTTGACCGTGCAGGGAACCCGCCGTTTCTCGGTTACCGGCTTCGGCGGTCAGGGCAAGACCTATCTTGCCTTGGAAACGGGATACTGGCTCCTGCGCACCGGGTTGTTCCGGCGGGTCTGCTTTGTCAGTTTTTCCGGTTTCCAGGGAGTTGATCCGGTGGGTGTGACGGTCAGCACCTTGGCGACCGTGCTGGATGAAAGTCTGCCTGATGCGGAAGCTGCTGAGGCAGCTCTGAAACGGATTCCGACGCTGTTGATTCTCGACAACCTGGAGAGCTTGGCCGACGAAGCCGGTCTGCCGGAGCTGCTGACTGCGGCGACCCGCTGGTCAGAAGCCGGGAAGAGCCGTGTCCTGCTCACCTCCCGTCAGCCGGACTTCAATCATCCTGACTATCGCACCGCAGGCACCTTTAAGCATCAATGCCTGCACCTCAAGGGCTTAGGGAAACAGGATGCCCTGGACTGGTTCGGCGAGCTGATGCGCCTGCCGCCGGAACCGAAATTCGGGATGCCGCAGCGCAGTGCCTTGGTCAATCTGTTTGAGCAGGTGGATTTCCATCCCCTGTCCATCGGTTTGCTGGCGCAGCAGCTCAAGGAACGCCGCCCGGCGGAGCTGGGGGAACGGCTGGAAGCCCTGCTGGAGGAGCAGCCCGCTGATCGGGAAGATCGGTCGCTGCTGGCCTCGCTGGAACTGTCCATTGAGCGACTGCCGGAGCGGTGCAGGGAGTGGCTGCCGAGGTTGGGGGTGTTTCAGGGCGGGGGATTGGAGGAGATCGTGGTGGGGGTGGCCGGGATGGAGGAGTATCCCTCTGAGTGGTCTGTTCTGCGGCATCATCTGATACTTTCCGGGTTGATACTGGGGGAGCAGTTATTGGGGGCAGAGAATATCTGGTTACGTTTTCATCCGACCTTAGCTCCGGCCCTGCGACCGAAGTTGGATAAGAAGGAGCAGGTCAAGCTGCTGGAAGGCTATTGGCTGGTGTATTACCTGCTTTCCATCAAGCTGTATCAGCTGGACAGCAAGAATCCTCATGCCGCTCGCGCCATTGCCCGCTGCGAACTGTCTAATCTGCTTAGGGCTGTTCATGTCGCTTTGCAGACAGGCAAGGCCGAACAGAGCGTGGACTTTGTTGATAAAGTCAATCGCTTTCTCTTGATCTTTGGGATGCGGCGGAACTATCAGATCCTTACAGAGGCGACTGCCAAGGCAGACGGCGCGGTTGGCTCGCAGGCATGGTATGTCACCTGCAGCAACGTTGGCGAACAGCTTTATCATAGCAGTCAGCCCGGAGCAGCAGCACAGGTCTTTGAGAAAATCCTTACCGGGTTGGAGAAGACTCCCAGCCATAATCGATGCGTTACCTTGGGCAGACTGGGACGTTGTTATCGTATGCAGCACCAGCCTGTTCAGGCGGAACATTACTACCGGCAGGAGATGGAGGAACTGACCCAATTGGAACAAAGCGACGGGGTACAAAAACTGATCGGTGGTGCCCAAGCCGATCTGGCTGATGTACTGTGTGATCAAGGCTGCTACACCAATGCCAAGACAGCCTATCAAGCAAGCTTAGAGATCATGGAAGAGCTAGGTGACATGAGGAATGTGGCTGTAATCACAGGTCAGCTCGGCACTTTGGCTTACATGCAGGGCGAGCTGTCTGAGGCGGCAGAGCGATATAAAGAAGTAATTGCTCTCTTTCAGAGCATTGGTGAGCCAATAACTGAGGCTATTTATACGAGGAAGCTTGGCGCAGTCTATCTGGATGCACAGCAATGGGAGGTGGCAGAGCACGCCTATCGGCAGTCTGCCCGACTGGAGGAAGAACAAGGCGGAAAGACTGCTCTGATTGGAACGGCCACAAGCTGGCAGCAACTCGCCCGGATTTGCGAGGCCACAGGCCGTCCGGTAGAGGCGGAGCAATGGTATGGCAAGGCATTGGCAGCCTCTCAAGTTGCAGAAGACTGGCCCAATACCGCCCGCACCCTCAGCAACCTTGCCGTCCTGCTGACTGATGACCCGGCCCGCTTGGACGAGGCCCGCCGCTTGGCTGAGGAGTCCTTGGACATTAAGAAAAACCTTGACACCCTTGACCCGGCAGTAGCGGAGATATGGAAGACCTACGAGCTACTGGCCTATATTGCCAAGCAGCAGGAAGAGAGCAGTCAAGCTGCTGCATACCGGGCCAAGAGCAGGCAGACGTATTTTGCCTTTCCCCGCTGGCGGCAACAACTGCATCGGTATGAGAAGTCTATTGCGGTCGTGATGCAGGCTACATCAGATATAGATGTGCGGCAAAAGCTAGAGTCAGTTCTATTAGATAGTCAAGCCGAATGCGGTAGTGCGAACCTTGTTGTTGCAATTCGTAGCATTCTCAACGGCGAACGGAATGAGGCCTCCCTTTGCGAGATGCTGGATTACGAGGAGACTGCCATCATCCGCGCCATTCTGGAGGGCATTGCCGAAGGAGCAGCGTAG